From a region of the Cenarchaeum symbiont of Oopsacas minuta genome:
- a CDS encoding DNA lyase → MYVTNMVRRLLDSMIKTMNAVKPPRMTALRELHEAETGGPFSILIGTILSARTRDENTAKVVKKLFSRYKNAKELAGARVSDIEHIIRSIGFYHVKAQRIIKVASIIHTEYNGKVPSDLPSLIELPGVGRKTANCVLVYAYEKPAIPVDIHVHRISNRLGLVDTKTPEETEFALMKKIPKKFWLEINDTFVMYGQNICKPVSPMCDICRIRRGCKYYKQNSI, encoded by the coding sequence TTGTATGTTACAAATATGGTGCGTCGATTACTTGATAGTATGATAAAAACCATGAATGCCGTAAAACCTCCGCGAATGACCGCATTACGCGAGCTACACGAGGCTGAAACTGGAGGACCTTTTAGTATTTTGATTGGAACCATTCTATCTGCAAGAACTAGGGATGAGAATACTGCAAAAGTAGTCAAAAAACTCTTTTCTAGATACAAAAATGCAAAAGAACTTGCCGGCGCACGCGTAAGTGACATAGAACATATCATAAGATCAATTGGATTTTATCATGTAAAGGCACAACGCATCATAAAAGTGGCGAGCATAATACATACTGAATACAACGGCAAGGTTCCAAGTGATCTACCTTCACTGATAGAATTGCCGGGAGTGGGACGCAAAACCGCAAACTGTGTTCTCGTATATGCATACGAAAAACCTGCCATACCTGTTGATATACATGTACACCGAATATCAAACAGACTTGGTCTTGTTGATACGAAAACTCCAGAAGAGACTGAATTTGCTTTGATGAAAAAAATACCTAAAAAATTTTGGTTGGAGATAAATGATACATTTGTTATGTATGGTCAAAACATATGCAAGCCAGTATCCCCAATGTGTGATATATGCAGGATAAGACGAGGATGCAAATATTACAAACAAAATTCAATCTAG